One genomic segment of Brassica napus cultivar Da-Ae chromosome A3, Da-Ae, whole genome shotgun sequence includes these proteins:
- the LOC106438874 gene encoding ribosome-recycling factor, producing MAMFVRRAATSRNAIAFLRRCSSSSSSLVVGRDYSHKATTLLRAPDLDLDLKLPSFLRDSRRGFAKGKKSRDDSGGLADVSPPVDIGPSVKATATSQMEAAIDALSRDLTKLRTGRASPGMLDHIVVETGGLKMPLNHLALVSVLDPKTLSINPYDPDTVKELEKAIVSSPLGLNPKLDGQRLIASIPPLTKEHVQAMCKIVTKSSEVVKQSIRRARQKALDTVKKGASGLPKDEVKRLEKEVEELTKKFVKSAEDMCKSKENEITTQA from the exons ATGGCTATGTTCGTGAGACGAGCTGCAACTAGTCGAAATGCGATTGCGTTTCTCAGAAGAtgctcttcctcctcctcctccttagTTGTTGGTCGCGATTACTCGCACAAGGCCACCACCCTCCTGAGAGCCCCAgatttggatttggatttgAAATTGCCCAGTTTCCTCAGAGATTCTCGTCGAGGCTTCGCCAAAGGCAAAAAATCAA ggGATGATTCTGGAGGATTGGCGGACGTATCTCCTCCGGTGGATATTGGGCCTAGCGTCAAAGCCACAGCGACTTCGCAGATGGAGGCTGCCATTGATGCCTTGTCTCGCGATCTCACTAAACTCAGAACTGGCAGAGCTTCTCCAGGAATGCTTGATCACATTGTTGTTGAAACTGGTGGTCTCAAAATGCCTCTCAATCACTTAGCTTTGGTCTCTGTCCTCGATCCTAAAACCCTCTCTATCAATCCTTACGATCCTGATACTGTTAAGGAGCTTGAGAAAGCTATTGTCTCCTCACCTTTGGGTTTAAACCCAAAGCTCGATGGCCAAAGACTCATCGCATCTATCCCTCC ATTGACCAAGGAGCATGTTCAG GCAATGTGCAAGATTGTAACCAAGTCCAGTGAAGTTGTCAAGCAAAGCATACGAAGAGCTCGTCAAAAG GCACTGGACACAGTAAAGAAAGGAGCCTCAGGTCTACCAAAAGACGAAGTTAAAAGGCTCGAGAAGGAA GTTGAAGAGTTGACGAAGAAGTTTGTAAAGTCAGCAGAGGACATGTGCAAGTCCAAAGAGAATGAGATCACCACCCAAGCTTGA
- the LOC106438877 gene encoding peptidyl serine alpha-galactosyltransferase-like: protein MQWGLILVIAALAVAFGSGSADEWGQRAPYRIHTLFSVECQNYFDWQTVGLMHSFKKSRQPGPITRLLSCTEEEMKSYRGMDLAPTFRVPSWSRHPKTGDWYPAINKPVGVLYWLQHSEDAKNVDWVVILDADQIIRGPIIPWELGAERGRPFAAHYGYLVGCDNMLVRLHTKHPELCDKVGGLLAMHIDDLRVLAPLWLSKTEDVRQDTAHWSTNLTGDVYGKGWISEMYGYSFGAAEAGLKHKINDDLMIYPGYVPREGVEPILMHYGLPFSIGNWSFTKLDHHEDNIVYDCNRLFPEPPYPREVKMMEPDQYKRRGLLLSLECMNTLNEGLILRHAENGCPKPKWSKYLSFLKSKTFMELTKPKLLAPGSVNILPDQHQHQHQHQQPPPVDEFKGPYPKIHTLFSTECTTYFDWQTVGFMHSFRLSGQPGNITRLLSCTDEDLKKYKGHDLAPTHYVPSMSRHPLTGDWYPAINKPAAVVHWLHHTNIDAEYIVILDADMILRGPITPWEYKAALGRPVSTPYDYLIGCDNDLAKLHTRNPEACDKVGGVIIMHIDDLRKFAMYWLLKTQEVRADKEHYAKELTGDIYESGWISEMYGYSFGAAELNLRHIINKEILIYPGYVPEPGVDYRVFHYGLEFKVGNWSFDKANWRNTDMINKCWSKFPDPPTPSEVHETDNDLRQRDLLSIECGQKLNEALLLHHKRRNCPEPGSESESKEESISLGSRKVGKLETKQAKGSDETTEETTSEGRFSRLKMWVIAVWVISGVGFVVVMLLVCSTRKVRARGKGYRNKRRTTSSYSKPGFE from the exons ATGCAGTGGGGTTTGATCCTGGTGATTGCGGCTCTGGCGGTGgctttcgggtccgggtcggcgGATGAATGGGGTCAAAGGGCACCGTATCGGATCCACACGCTGTTCTCGGTGGAGTGCCAGAACTACTTCGATTGGCAGACGGTTGGTCTGATGCACAGCTTCAAGAAATCCCGACAGCCCGGTCCGATTACCCGGTTATTGAGCTGTACCgaggaggagatgaagagttacAGAGGCATGGATCTCGCTCCCACTTTCCGCGTCCCCTCTTGGAGCAGACACCCTAAGACCGGTGACTG GTACCCAGCAATTAACAAACCGGTAGGAGTTCTTTACTGGCTTCAACACAGTGAAGATGCCAAGAATGTGGATTGGGTCGTTATTCTTGATGCTGACCAGATCATTAGAGGTCCTATCATCCCTTGGGAACTTGGTGCTGAAAGGGGTAGACCCTTTGCTGCCCACTACGGCTACTTGGTCGGCTGCGATAACATGCTTGTCCGATTGCACACAAAGCATCCTGAGCTCTGTGACAAAGTTGGCGGTCTTCTCGCTATGCACATCGATGATCTTCGCGTCCTGGCCCCTCTTTGGCTTTCCAAGACTGAAGATGTTCGCCAAGATACTGCTCACTGGTCCACCAACCTTACCGGTGATGTTTACGGCAAAGGTTGGATCAGTGAGATGTATGGTTACTCCTTCGGTGCTGCTGAA GCAGGACTAAAGCACAAGATAAACGACGACTTGATGATATATCCAGGGTATGTTCCACGAGAAGGTGTTGAGCCTATTCTGATGCACTACGGTTTGCCTTTTTCCATAGGTAACTGGTCTTTCACTAAACTTGACCACCACGAAGACAACATTGTCTATGACTGCAACCGTCTCTTCCCCGAGCCTCCATACCCAAGAGAG gtgAAAATGATGGAACCTGATCAGTACAAGCGAAGAGGTCTACTCTTGAGTCTAGAATGCATGAATACATTGAACGAGGGACTCATACTGCGCCACGCTGAAAACGGGTGTCCCAAGCCAAAGTGGTCCAAATACTTGAGCTTTCTCAAgagcaaaactttcatggagtTAACAAAGCCTAAACTGCTTGCACCAGGAAGTGTAAATATCTTGCCAGACCAACACCAACACCAACACCAACACCAGCAGCCGCCACCCGTCGATGAATTCAAAGGACCTTATCCAAAGATCCACACACTGTTTTCCACCGAGTGCACAACTTATTTCGACTGGCAAACAGTTGGGTTCATGCACAGTTTCAGGTTGAGTGGTCAGCCCGGGAACATCACTCGGCTTCTCAGTTGCACAGATGAAGATCTTAAAAAGTATAAAGGTCATGACTTGGCCCCCACGCATTATGTTCCTTCCATGAGCAGACATCCTCTCACAGGGGATTG GTACCCGGCAATTAACAAACCGGCGGCGGTTGTTCATTGGCTTCACCACACAAATATAGATGCAGAATACATAGTCATTCTTGATGCTGACATGATCCTCAGAGGACCCATCACCCCGTGGGAGTATAAGGCAGCTCTAGGACGTCCAGTTTCTACTCCTTACGA CTATCTTATTGGGTGTGACAACGATCTTGCAAAACTTCACACGCGTAACCCCGAGGCATGTGACAAAGTTGGTGGAGTCATAATAATGCACATAGATGACCTCAGGAAATTCGCAATGTACTGGTTGCTGAAAACGCAGGAGGTTCGAGCAGACAAAGAACATTACGCAAAGGAGTTAACAGGGGATATATATGAGTCCGGTTGGATCAGTGAAATGTACGGTTATTCCTTCGGTGCTGCTGAG CTGAATTTGAGGCATATCATAAACAAAGAGATATTGATATACCCTGGTTACGTCCCTGAACCGGGTGTTGACTATCGAGTTTTCCATTACGGTCTTGAGTTCAAAGTAGGGAACTGGAGCTTCGACAAGGCGAACTGGAGGAACACCGATATGATCAACAAGTGCTGGTCTAAGTTCCCGGACCCGCCTACTCCTTCAGAGGTTCATGAAACGGACAATGATCTACGGCAAAGAGACCTTCTCAGTATTGAATGTGGACAGAAGCTAAACGAAGCTCTGTTGCTGCATCACAAGAGAAGGAACTGCCCTGAACCTGGATCCGAGTCCGAGTCGAAGGAGGAGAGTATCTCCTTGGGTTCGAGAAAAGTGGGAAAGTTGGAAACGAAACAAGCCAAAGGAAGCGATGAGACTACGGAAGAAACGACGTCAGAAGGGAGATTCAGCAGGTTGAAGATGTGGGTGATCGCTGTGTGGGTGATATCTGGAGTAGGGTTCGTGGTAGTGATGCTATTGGTGTGCTCCACTCGTAAAGTCAGGGCAAGAGGGAAAGGTTACAGAAACAAGAGACGAACTACTTCTTCCTACTCCAAGCCGGGTTTCGAATGA
- the BNAA03G27310D gene encoding uncharacterized protein BNAA03G27310D, whose product MNYRIGLITGGSKDVVRRTFAAAASKAKKGGKGGGSDAPKGSSLSKEIKSTTVVGANTLKDGSDPKILPDSDYPDWLWRLLQIRPALSELRRKNVETLPYDDLKRFVKLDTRAKIKENNSIKAKN is encoded by the coding sequence ATGAATTACCGTATTGGATTGATAACGGGAGGATCCAAGGATGTGGTGCGGAGAACGTTTGCAGCAGCAGCTAGCAAAGCGAAGAAAGGAGGGAAAGGAGGAGGTAGCGATGCTCCTAAAGGATCGTCTCTGAGCAAAGAGATCAAATCCACCACCGTCGTTGGTGCGAACACTCTCAAAGATGGATCTGATCCCAAGATCCTTCCAGACTCCGATTACCCTGATTGGCTCTGGCGTCTTCTCCAGATTCGACCTGCCCTTAGTGAGCTCAGGAGGAAGAACGTCGAGACTCTTCCCTACGATGACCTCAAACGTTTTGTCAAGCTTGACACCCGTGCCAAAATCAAGGAGAACAACTCCATCAAGGCCAAGAACTGA
- the LOC125575527 gene encoding protein TPLATE-like: MRNDSTESVQCHSFLLNQQYGASPFLSELKSLFSKPFHRVCSHIIRTVDGFQLCYAAKTWHGGFVGMMIFGASEVSGNVDLGDETTTMMCKFVVRASEASITKQIESDLQGWCDDITDGGVEYIPEDEVKATAAEKLKISMKKKKKKKKKTWRFTVLQEWHMLCKDRKYTKVN, translated from the exons ATGAGAAACGATTCCACAGAGTCTGTTCAGTGCCACAGTTTTCTTTTAAACCAACAATATGGTGCTTCGCCATTTTTAAGCGAACTCAAATCATTATTCTCCAAGCCATTCCACAGAGTATGTTCCCACATTATACGCACAGTTGATGGATTCCAG CTTTGTTACGCTGCAAAAACGTGGCACGGAGGTTTTGTGGGCATGATGATATTTGGAGCTAGTGAAGTGAGCGGGAACGTGGATCTGGGTGACGAGACGACCACCATGATGTGCAAGTTTGTGGTTAGAGCCTCAGAAGCATCAATCACAAAACAGATAGAGTCAGATCTTCAGGGGTGGTGTGATGATATAACGGATGGGGGCGTTGAGTATATTCCAGAGGATGAAGTGAAAGCAACAGCAGCTGAGAAACTGAAAATctcaatgaagaagaagaagaagaagaagaagaagacatggcGCTTCACAGTGCTCCAAGAATGGCATATGTTGTGTAAAGATAGAAAATATACCAAAGTTAACTAA
- the LOC106438875 gene encoding 50S ribosomal protein L13 translates to MSLIKLPNYPLFLLLVKPFPFCLVALRSSSLLTSAVASHRSALNNQTMATQAAAASFNGNLKKAVAGIKRINLDGLRWRVFDAKGQVLGRLASQISTVLQAKDKPTYCPNRDDGDICIVLNAKDIGITGRKLTDKFYRWHTGYVGHLKERSLKDQMAKDPTEVIRKAVWRMLPTNNLRDDRDRKLRIFEGNEHPFGDKPLEPFVMPPRTVREMRPRARRALIRAQKKAELAENGGTEVKKGKKRTPSQVTA, encoded by the exons ATGTCTTTAATTAAATTACCAAACTACCCTTTGTTCCTTCTTCTTGTAAAACCCTTTCCTTTTTGTTTGGTCGCTCTTAGATCTTCTTCGCTTCTCACCTCCGCCGTCGCTTCTCACCGGTCAGCT CTGAACAACCAAACCATGGCCACTCAAGCTGCTGCTGCCTCTTTCAATGGCAACCTTAag AAAGCTGTGGCAGGTATCAAGCGTATCAATCTCGATGGTCTTCGTTGGCGTGTTTTTGATGCCAAAGGCCAG GTTCTCGGTAGACTTGCTTCTCAGATATCTACTGTCCTTCAAGCCAAGGATAAGCCTACTTATTGTCCTAACCGCGATGATGGCGATATTTGCATTGTTCTCAATGCTAAGGATATCGGCATCACCGGCAGAAAGCTCACCGACAAGTTCTACCGCTGGCATACTGG GTACGTTGGGCACTTGAAAGAACGGAGTCTGAAAGATCAGATGGCCAAAGATCCCACCGAGGTCATCCGCAAGGCTGTCTGGCGCATGCTTCCAACTAACAATTTGCGTGAT GACAGAGATCGGAAGCTGAGGATATTTGAAGGCAATGAGCATCCTTTTGGGGACAAGCCACTTGAGCCATTCGTGATGCCTCCTCGTACAGTGAGAGAGATGCGACCACGCGCAAGACGTGCATTGATCCGTGCCCAGAAGAAGGCAGAGCTGGCAGAAAATGGTGGAACGGAGGTAAAGAAAGGCAAGAAGAGGACTCCCTCTCAAGTAACTGCGTAG
- the LOC106438873 gene encoding serine/threonine-protein phosphatase 6 regulatory ankyrin repeat subunit B-like, with protein sequence MPPTYFPLRWESTGDQWWYATPIDYAAANCQYDLVRELLRIDSNNLMKLTSLRRIRRLETVWDDDESHFHDVAACRSRVARKLLASCDEEGSSKANTLIRSGYAGWLMYTAASAGDLGFVRHLLERNPLFVFGEGEYGVTDILYAAARSKNHDVFRLIYDFAVSPRFETGGFDQQNSDVPAAYKREMKNRAVHSASRGGNLVILRELLSDCSVEDVLAFRDKQGSTILHAAAGKGKTLVVKELVASYGPLIMEAIDSQGNTALHVAAYRGHADLVQALISASPSLVSARNNAGDTFLHAGISGFQTPAFERLDKHAELMNRLITSAASNSPCDVVNCRNNEGRTALHLAISGNVPLEFVEMLMSVKSIDINIKDASGMTPLDLIRHKPQSPTSDLLFRRLVSAGGMFSCRDQSITSVVASHLKDRGNFYSPGARFRTSDAEIFLSTRLEAVPDKVVPRHVRSSSCSIEIGQANVTDENHHLKKCRNASVNSATERLKSVFHWPRIIKKQAGHSKNDSEISITSTALETQETTPVPLRQRFSKSSTSSPSPALPNNNNKRTLSVRSNQSSPRAKKKRFGSVRTRSSSFSKISIHSSSASSSSSMVDVKQKGVLVDTNIAGPSGFNRPEPVKSNKLKEKRQGSVRRRLKSHYFCFGTSALTVKTSATVLV encoded by the exons ATGCCTCCGACTTACTTCCCTCTGAGGTGGGAGAGCACGGGCGATCAGTGGTGGTACGCTACTCCTATTGATTACGCTGCAGCCAACTGCCAGTACGACTTAGTCCGCGAGCTTCTCCGGATCGACTCCAATAACCTCATGAAGCTCACTTCCCTCCGCAGGATCCGCCGCCTCGAGACCGTCTGGGACGACGACGAGTCCCACTTCCACGACGTCGCCGCCTGCAGGTCACGCGTCGCCAGAAAACTCCTCGCCTCCTGCGATGAAGAAGGTTCTTCCAAGGCCAACACTCTTATCCGGTCTGGTTACGCCGGCTGGCTGATGTACACGGCAGCCTCCGCCGGAGATCTAGGTTTCGTTCGCCATCTCCTCGAGAGGAACCCTCTCTTCGTGTTCGGCGAAGGAGAGTACGGCGTCACTGACATACTCTACGCCGCTGCGAGAAGCAAAAACCACGACGTGTTCCGTCTTATTTACGATTTCGCGGTTAGTCCGAGGTTCGAAACCGGCGGTTTTGATCAGCAAAATAGTGATGTTCCGGCGGCTTACAAGAGGGAGATGAAGAACAGAGCTGTTCACTCTGCTTCTAGAGGAGGCAATCTTGTCATTCTCAGAGAACTTCTCAGTGATTGCTCTGTTGAAGATGTCCTAGCCTTCCGAGACAAACAGGGCTCCACCATCCTCCACGCAGCCGCCGGAAAAGGAAAAACTCTG GTGGTTAAAGAGCTTGTGGCTTCATACGGGCCTTTAATAATGGAAGCCATTGACAGCCAAGGGAACACGGCTTTGCACGTTGCAGCCTACCGTGGCCACGCTGATCTCGTCCAAGCTCTGATCTCTGCCTCTCCATCTTTGGTCTCCGCCCGAAACAACGCTGGTGACACTTTCCTTCACGCCGGAATCTCCGGTTTCCAGACTCCGGCGTTCGAGAGGCTTGACAAGCACGCGGAGCTCATGAACCGTCTCATCACATCCGCTGCCTCCAACTCCCCCTGCGATGTCGTCAACTGCAGGAACAACGAGGGACGTACGGCTCTTCACTTGGCAATCTCCGGAAACGTTCCTCTCGAGTTCGTTGAGATGCTCATGTCTGTGAAATCGATTGATATCAACATCAAGGATGCCTCTGGTATGACTCCGCTTGATCTCATCAGGCATAAGCCGCAGTCTCCGACGTCTGATCTCCTGTTCCGACGGTTGGTATCAGCTGGAGGGATGTTCAGCTGTCGTGATCAAAGTATCACAAGTGTGGTCGCTTCTCACTTGAAGGACAGAGGAAACTTTTATAGCCCAGGAGCTCGTTTTAGGACATCGGACGCTGAGATCTTCCTGAGCACCAGACTCGAAGCTGTGCCTGACAAGGTTGTCCCTAGACACGTGAGATCCAGCTCCTGTTCCATTGAGATTGGTCAGGCAAACGTGACGGATGAGAATCATCATCTCAAGAAATGCAGAAACGCTTCCGTTAACTCTGCGACTGAGAGATTGAAGAGCGTTTTCCACTGGCCACGAATCATCAAGAAACAAGCTGGCCATTCCAAGAACGACTCTGAGATCAGCATCACGTCGACAGCTCTTGAGACGCAAGAAACAACCCCTGTGCCTCTCCGACAGAGATTCTCGAAAAGCAGCACTTCCTCTCCCTCTCCTGCTCTGCCtaataacaacaataaaagAACGTTGTCGGTGAGAAGTAACCAGTCGAGTCCAAGAGCCAAGAAGAAGCGGTTTGGTTCGGTGCGAACTCGCTCGAGCTCTTTTTCGAAAATATCCATCCACTCTTCTTCCGCTTCGTCATCGTCAAGCATGGTTGATGTTAAGCAGAAGGGAGTCTTAGTCGATACGAACATAGCTGGACCGTCTGGATTTAACCGGCCTGAGCCGGTGAAAAGTAACAAGCTAAAGGAGAAGCGGCAGGGTTCGGTGAGGAGGAGATTGAAGAGCCATTATTTCTGCTTTGGTACTTCAGCTTTGACTGTGAAAACGTCAGCTACGGTCTTGGTATAA
- the LOC106438867 gene encoding uncharacterized protein LOC106438867 — protein MVLGLSSKNRRGSSSSSSIQVDYLIHIHDIKPWPPSQSLRSLRSVVIQWENGERNSGTTDAVAPSLGSVIGEGKIEFNHSFKLPLTLLKDASASARNKGCDVVFFKNLLELNLYEARREKTHQLLATATVDLAEYGIVKESLSLTAPMNSKRSYRNTTQPVLHLSIQPIRSTSSSSRNGSKDGGESVSALMNEEYDKEAEIASITDDDISSHSSLTVVSSSTLESNAAFSVPTEEEEHERRVNKRSESAASQGDQIPSSVDDLSSVFNLPVDVPDSAPNTCVSDELKDCAKLVNGETKSIMPLHNSVNASSPETTSQQDLVSDEEERESRRVEKPRKVKSVRSSLEISRSNSERKEAKVFPRSNTTLESKVKDLESRVKKLEGELCEAAAIEAALYSVVAEHASSSAKVHAPARRLLRLYLHACRGDNHLISTRRANAAKSAVSGLVTVAKACGNDVPRLTYWLSNTIILRAIISDNHSEELPVSAGPGPKTSKTQRQGSSSLTWKDSSLSKKNTGGWDDPGTFITALEKVEAWIFSRVVESIWWQTLTPRMQSSAANGSGALKKNKFGRSPSSVNQEQGDFSLELWKKAFREAHERLCPLRASGHECGCLPLPARLIMEQCVARLDVAMFNAILRDSDENFPTDPLSDPIADSRVLPIPCSITSFGSGALLKNSIGNWSRWLTDLFGIDDDEENSSYVGTSFKTFILLKALSDLMMLPKDMLLNTCVRKEVCPMFGAPLIKRVLNHFVPDEFCPDPVPVAVLEALESEEGEEKAMITSYPCTAPPPVYSPPSGTSISTIIGDFGQPQAPKLCRIRSSVTRKAYTSDDELDELSSPLAVVLLQQADSNKVNNGCADETVRYQLLRECWTNGD, from the exons ATGGTTTTGGGGTTAAGCTCGAAGAACAGAAgaggctcctcctcctcctcctccatacAAGTAGATTACCTGATCCACATTCATGACATCAAGCCTTGGCCACCTTCTCAGTCCCTTAGATCACTGCGCTCCGTTGTAATCCAGTGGGAGAATGGTGAGCGCAACTCAGGGACAACAGATGCCGTTGCTCCTTCTCTTGGATCAGTCATTGGCGAAGGCAAAATCGAATTCAACCACTCCTTTAAGCTTCCCCTAACCTTGTTGAAAGATGCGTCTGCTTCTGCTCGGAACAAGGGGTGTGATGTAGTATTCTTCAAGAACCTCCTGGAGCTCAACTTGTACGAGGCTCGCAGAGAGAAAACACATCAGCTCTTGGCTACTGCCACGGTTGATCTGGCGGAATACGGCATTGTGAAAGAGAGCCTGAGCTTGACTGCTCCAATGAACAGCAAAAGAAGCTACCGGAATACAACTCAGCCTGTTTTGCACCTCTCTATTCAACCCATACgttccacttcttcttcttctaggaACGGCTCCAAGGACGGTGGTGAATCTGTGTCTGCCTTAATGAACGAGGAATACGATAAGGAAGCTGAGATTGCTTCCATCACAGACGATGACATTTCCTCCCACTCCTCCTTGACTGTTGTTTCATCTTCAACTTTGGAGTCTAATGCTGCTTTTTCTGTGCCCACTGAAGAG GAAGAACATGAGAGGAGAGTAAACAAGAGATCAGAATCAGCAGCATCTCAAGGAGACCAGATTCCCTCCTCAGTTGATGATCTATCTTCTGTGTTTAATCTCCCTGTAGACGTTCCTGATTCTGCACCCAACACTTGTGTCTCTGATGAGCTCAAGGACTGTGCTAAGCTGGTAAACGGAGAGACCAAGTCTattatgcctttacacaactccGTAAACGCCTCCTCGCCTGAAACTACTAGTCAACAAGATTTGGTGAGTGATGAGGAGGAAAGAGAGAGTAGAAGAGTTGAGAAACCCAGGAAGGTGAAGTCTGTTAGGTCATCCCTGGAGATATCTCGGAGCAATAGCGAAAGAAAAGAAGCTAAGGTGTTTCCACGCAGCAACACCACGTTGGAGAGCAAAGTCAAGGACTTGGAAAGTAGAGTAAAGAAGCTTGAAGGCGAGCTATGCGAGGCTGCAGCCATTGAAGCAGCGCTCTACTCGGTGGTTGCAGAGCATGCAAGCTCATCAGCTAAAGTCCATGCGCCTGCTAGACGTCTTTTGAGGCTCTATCTTCATGCTTGTAGAGGAGATAACCATCTAATTTCAACAAGAAGGGCTAATGCTGCTAAAAGTGCTGTCTCCGGGTTGGTTACTGTCGCCAAAGCCTGCGGCAACGATGTCCCTAG ATTGACATATTGGTTGTCAAACACAATCATTCTGAGGGCGATCATAAGTGATAATCATTCTGAGGAACTGCCTGTTTCAGCTGGTCCTGGACCAAAGACAAGTAAGACACAGAGACAAGGATCATCATCCCTGACGTGGAAAGATTCTTCCCTAAGCAAAAAGAACACTGGTGGCTGGGATGACCCTGGAACATTCATAACAGCCCTTGAGAAAGTGGAAGCTTGGATCTTCTCACGCGTTGTAGAATCCATATGGTGGCAGACTTTGACACCGCGTATGCAGTCTTCGGCAGCCAATGGTTCAGGAGCCTTAAAGAAAAACAAGTTTGGTAGAAGTCCGAGTTCGGTGAACCAGGAACAAGGTGACTTCTCATTAGAGCTTTGGAAAAAGGCTTTCAGGGAAGCACACGAGCGTCTATGCCCTCTGCGAGCTAGTGGCCATGAATGTGGTTGTTTGCCCCTCCCTGCGCGTCTCATTATGGAACAGTGCGTGGCTCGCCTGGATGTCGCAATGTTCAACGCTATTCTTCGTGATTCTGATGAAAACTTCCCAACAGACCCTCTCTCTGATCCCATTGCTGACTCCAGGGTCTTGCCTATTCCTTGTTCCATTACAAGTTTCGGTTCTGGTGCCCTGCTTAAAAACTCG ATAGGAAACTGGTCCAGGTGGCTCACTGATTTATTCGGCATCGATGATGACGAAGAGAATAGCAGCTACGTTGGTACATCTTTCAAGACTTTTATTCTTCTCAAGGCGTTAAGTGATCTAATGATGCTTCCAAAAGATATGCTCCTCAACACTTGTGTTAGAAAAGAG GTTTGCCCAATGTTTGGTGCACCGTTGATCAAGAGAGTCTTGAATCATTTTGTCCCGGATGAGTTTTGCCCTGACCCAGTTCCTGTTGCTGTACTCGAAGCTCTTGAATCAGAG GAGGGTGAAGAGAAGGCTATGATCACCAGCTATCCATGTACGGCACCTCCTCCGGTGTACTCTCCACCTTCGGGGACTTCAATATCCACTATCATTGGAGACTTTGGACAGCCTCAAGCCCCTAAGCTATGCAGAATCAGGTCTTCGGTTACAAGAAAAGCCTACACTAGCGACGACGAGCTTGATGAGCTGAGTTCGCCGTTGGCTGTTGTTCTTCTTCAACAGGCGGATTCTAACAAGGTCAATAATGGCTGTGCAGATGAGACTGTCAGGTATCAACTTCTCAGGGAGTGTTGGACCAACGGGGACTGA